Sequence from the Aquimarina sp. Aq107 genome:
CAATGACAGGTTTTGGGAAGTCTATCCTTCAACTTCCTACAAAGAAAATTACTATTGAGGTAAAATCTTTAAACAGCAAAAACTTAGACCTAAACGCTAGAATACCTTCTCAATATCGCGAAAAAGAGCTGGAAATGCGTAAAACCATTGCTAAAACGCTAGAAAGAGGTAAAGTAGATTTTAGTCTGTATGTAGAAGTCACCGGAGAAGAAAACTCAACTAAAATTAATGAATCTATTGTAAAAGATTACATGAAACAACTAGGTTCTATCTCTCTTTATGCAAAGCAAGAAGAATTAGAATTAATAAAAATGGCAGTTCGAATGCCAGATGCTTTAAAAACAGAACGTGCAGAAGTTGATAAAAAAGAATTTGAAGCTATAAAAGGAGGTTTGTCTGATGCTCTTAAAGCTATAGAAAACTATAGGCTTGACGAAGGAAAAGCTTTAGAAAAGGATTTTATTACTCGCGTTAAAAACATTGGGGATTTACTTGAAAAAGTAATTGCAATTGATCCAGAGCGTATCGAAGTGGTTAGAGAGCGTTTACACAAAGCTGTCTCTGAATTAAAGGAACAAGTTGATGAAAATCGTTTTGAACAAGAATTGGTATATTATTTAGAAAAATTTGATATAACAGAAGAAAAAGTACGACTTGCTAACCATTTAGAATATTTTACTACCACTATAAATACTAAAGATTCTAACGGTAAAAAATTAGGATTCATTACACAAGAAATTGGTCGAGAGATTAATACCATTGGAAGTAAATCTAATTATGCTCCAATGCAACAACTGGTAGTTCAGATGAAAGATGAATTAGAAAAAATCAAAGAACAGTTGCTAAATATTTTATAACGATTTAGGACGATATTTTATAAAAAAGTGGATTTACATAATCCTTTACCCTTCTGGTAAAATTTATATAGATGAAACAAGGAAAACTTATAGTATTGTCTGCACCATCAGGCAGTGGAAAAACTACTTTAGTTAAATATTTACTACATAAAGAAGAATTAAATCTAGATTTTTCTATTTCTGCTGCTTCTAGAGAACCACGAGGTGGAGAAGTACATGGAAAAGATTATTATTTTCTTTCTTTAAGAGAGTTTAAAGACAAAATCAAAGCTGATGAGTTTTTAGAATGGGAAGAAGTGTATCGGGATAATTTTTATGGAACGCTGAAAACCGAAGTACAACGTATCTGGAATAAAGGAAAACATGTAATTTTTGATATTGATGTAGTTGGAGGATTGGATATTAAAAGAATCTATCCTGATCGTACATTAGCTATTTTTGTAAAACCACCTAGTATCGAAGAATTAAAAATTCGATTAAAGAAACGCAAAACTGAGTCTGAAGATAAGATCAATATGCGAGTTGCTAAAGCATCTACCGAATTAGCTACTGCTCCACAATTTGATGCTATCGTTACCAATGATGATTTAGAAAAAGCAAAAGCAGAAGTATTACAACTAGTC
This genomic interval carries:
- a CDS encoding YicC/YloC family endoribonuclease — encoded protein: MIKSMTGFGKSILQLPTKKITIEVKSLNSKNLDLNARIPSQYREKELEMRKTIAKTLERGKVDFSLYVEVTGEENSTKINESIVKDYMKQLGSISLYAKQEELELIKMAVRMPDALKTERAEVDKKEFEAIKGGLSDALKAIENYRLDEGKALEKDFITRVKNIGDLLEKVIAIDPERIEVVRERLHKAVSELKEQVDENRFEQELVYYLEKFDITEEKVRLANHLEYFTTTINTKDSNGKKLGFITQEIGREINTIGSKSNYAPMQQLVVQMKDELEKIKEQLLNIL
- the gmk gene encoding guanylate kinase, with the protein product MKQGKLIVLSAPSGSGKTTLVKYLLHKEELNLDFSISAASREPRGGEVHGKDYYFLSLREFKDKIKADEFLEWEEVYRDNFYGTLKTEVQRIWNKGKHVIFDIDVVGGLDIKRIYPDRTLAIFVKPPSIEELKIRLKKRKTESEDKINMRVAKASTELATAPQFDAIVTNDDLEKAKAEVLQLVKKFILG